A genome region from Desulfonatronovibrio magnus includes the following:
- a CDS encoding GNA1162 family protein — MFFKKAGTLITLFSWVCLTMATSGHAQSREDQEFWEVNPQYEKYSPNVIAVLPMDNFSLEPELEDVLYSEVYQRLQAKGYRRVSVEAVQDVMDDLGIQTPGQLQGISLERLCSKLNTEAVLLGQVDQSASIHQGVYDAVVVSCSLRLTHCQTGQLLWRSEQWRTAHRQWQIDPFNAIINLMAHSSASRSDRIAWLVQEMLKTLPPGKITIQEDNLLQRAIQVQSATD; from the coding sequence ATGTTTTTCAAAAAGGCTGGTACGCTGATTACACTCTTTTCCTGGGTTTGCTTAACCATGGCAACATCAGGTCATGCACAATCCAGAGAGGATCAGGAATTCTGGGAAGTAAATCCCCAGTATGAAAAGTACTCCCCCAATGTGATCGCTGTTTTACCTATGGATAACTTTTCATTGGAGCCTGAGCTTGAAGATGTTTTGTACAGCGAAGTTTACCAGAGGCTGCAAGCCAAGGGTTACCGCAGAGTTTCAGTTGAAGCTGTACAAGATGTAATGGATGACCTGGGCATCCAGACCCCTGGACAACTGCAGGGAATAAGTCTTGAGCGTCTATGCAGCAAACTCAATACTGAGGCGGTACTCCTGGGGCAAGTGGATCAGTCTGCTTCGATTCATCAGGGCGTATATGATGCAGTTGTAGTTTCCTGTTCATTAAGACTGACTCATTGCCAGACAGGTCAACTTCTGTGGCGCAGTGAACAATGGCGTACTGCTCACAGACAATGGCAGATAGACCCTTTTAACGCTATCATCAACCTGATGGCCCACTCTTCAGCTTCCAGATCTGATAGAATAGCCTGGCTGGTACAGGAAATGCTCAAAACTCTGCCCCCTGGAAAAATTACTATCCAGGAGGACAACCTGCTTCAAAGAGCTATTCAGGTTCAAAGCGCAACAGACTAA
- a CDS encoding CsgG/HfaB family protein, with protein sequence MRLKFQVTLFALLMFAMALTGCQAHHSGQYSSPPPQLQDQEQRVDWSRIPPPPADRELVAIAGFENKSTYSADRLWDTSGQFLASHLLRAGYFRVVEWEEMKRLFDWDTLSQVDIIRSPENMQRARRILLCEYFISGAITRFNVHTHSQVSATSRARTVDTTVRVDLLLQNAQTGEYLSTGQGEHTIRQTFSGGPAGGQVGSWDSSAGDDALDMAIGQALVELISTYNRHSRPTTPSQPEAPKQPEIRQDGSGVILN encoded by the coding sequence ATGAGATTAAAATTTCAAGTAACACTGTTTGCGTTATTAATGTTTGCAATGGCTCTCACTGGATGCCAGGCCCATCACTCAGGACAATATTCATCACCTCCGCCACAATTGCAGGACCAGGAGCAAAGGGTTGACTGGAGCAGAATACCCCCGCCTCCTGCTGACAGAGAGCTGGTGGCTATTGCCGGTTTTGAAAACAAAAGCACCTATTCCGCTGACCGATTGTGGGACACCTCCGGCCAGTTTCTTGCCTCACACCTGCTCAGAGCAGGCTATTTCAGGGTTGTGGAATGGGAAGAGATGAAACGTCTTTTTGACTGGGATACTTTAAGTCAGGTGGATATCATCAGAAGTCCTGAAAACATGCAGAGAGCCAGAAGAATTCTACTCTGTGAGTATTTTATTTCCGGAGCCATTACAAGATTCAACGTTCATACCCATTCCCAGGTCAGTGCTACATCCCGAGCAAGAACTGTAGATACAACCGTCAGGGTGGACCTTCTCCTCCAGAATGCCCAGACAGGAGAATATCTTTCCACAGGTCAGGGAGAACATACCATACGTCAGACTTTTTCCGGAGGACCTGCCGGCGGACAGGTTGGTTCATGGGACAGCAGCGCTGGAGACGATGCTCTGGACATGGCCATAGGCCAGGCCCTGGTAGAGCTTATCTCAACTTATAACAGACACAGCAGGCCGACAACTCCGTCACAACCGGAAGCGCCGAAACAGCCGGAAATAAGGCAGGATGGCAGTGGCGTTATATTGAATTAA
- a CDS encoding caspase family protein: MKKIFLITIFIIFFALHAQSVVASTPKILINVVQERGDETSSSLIKETEMLIARNLLRQDFEVMTSDDISPMSGLSRQEVESARSGAMSELRKAAVLNNAAFVVSAKVRTQVSQEEVLNMQMSRAATSASYRIVNAATGRTIDMDSLSFTTASRSGQEASHSNYQKLSQEIAQIASRKLPSSLTAQDRSQLSTYKSSLTPRPAPRPAPRPEPSAQQPEPADTQPTQAAALQPQSAEQQEEAAQAQPAGTNGPELVILNPPATRGFIPVARQRELTIEGMAIDSRGITEVRINGEKVEHDNDGRFQHSVELGSGENRFLIMAVNTVGRMSTKDLAVDRGSDTSPPELVLLRPEVTRGFQIAMRPEIKSTIIEGIVRDESDILFVRVNDQDVPFSDTGHFMHELALDDSTSTISIQAADIHGNITRKALEIARGESGWAAASSGSLGPVSPSGKPVFWGLAIGVSKYTSSSISLRYADQDALKLERFFKAHEGKSFSEVHFKTLVNEDVTRNAIIEAITTHLGKAAPNDIIFIFMAGHGIKHRQSGSYYFMPSDSDFNNLLSTGLRMSDFEESIRILSHNVDKIIVAMDTCHAGALQVGMRNLGTGEDLAGAISAASGTYILSASKAGEVSLESDKFRLDPDFTGHGAFTYALVNAMRGEADYDRDGYVSLNEVFQFVSRQVPRLTNGQQHPYFRMQGTDLPLVRLQ; the protein is encoded by the coding sequence ATGAAAAAAATATTTTTAATTACAATATTCATCATTTTTTTTGCCTTGCATGCTCAAAGCGTGGTTGCTTCAACTCCTAAAATACTAATCAATGTTGTTCAGGAAAGAGGAGACGAAACCAGTTCATCCCTGATTAAAGAAACCGAAATGCTCATAGCGAGAAACCTTCTCAGGCAGGACTTTGAAGTAATGACCTCCGATGATATCTCTCCAATGAGTGGACTTTCCAGACAGGAAGTAGAATCAGCCAGGTCTGGAGCAATGTCCGAACTTAGAAAAGCAGCAGTCCTGAACAACGCAGCGTTTGTTGTCAGCGCAAAAGTCAGAACTCAGGTCTCCCAGGAAGAAGTTTTGAATATGCAGATGAGCAGGGCTGCTACTTCAGCTTCATACAGAATCGTGAACGCTGCAACCGGAAGAACAATTGACATGGACAGCCTGTCATTTACAACTGCAAGCCGTTCTGGACAGGAAGCTTCCCATTCCAATTATCAGAAACTGTCTCAGGAAATAGCCCAAATTGCATCTCGAAAACTGCCCTCCAGCCTGACTGCACAGGATAGAAGCCAGTTGTCAACTTATAAATCATCTCTTACGCCGAGACCTGCCCCAAGACCTGCCCCAAGACCAGAGCCTTCAGCCCAGCAACCCGAACCAGCAGACACACAGCCCACTCAAGCTGCGGCTTTGCAGCCTCAATCAGCAGAGCAGCAGGAAGAAGCAGCTCAAGCTCAACCTGCTGGCACTAATGGTCCTGAACTGGTCATCTTGAATCCCCCAGCCACAAGAGGCTTTATTCCAGTTGCCAGACAAAGAGAACTGACCATCGAGGGAATGGCCATCGACTCTCGAGGCATAACTGAGGTCAGGATTAATGGTGAAAAGGTAGAGCATGATAACGATGGAAGATTTCAGCATTCTGTGGAACTTGGATCTGGGGAAAATAGATTTTTGATTATGGCAGTCAATACTGTCGGACGAATGTCAACAAAAGATCTGGCAGTAGACAGAGGAAGCGATACAAGCCCTCCTGAACTGGTCTTATTGCGTCCTGAGGTCACGAGAGGTTTTCAGATAGCCATGAGGCCTGAAATAAAAAGCACTATAATTGAAGGCATTGTCCGTGATGAAAGTGATATCCTTTTTGTCCGGGTAAATGACCAGGACGTTCCTTTTTCAGATACTGGCCACTTTATGCACGAACTCGCTCTGGACGACTCCACCAGCACTATTTCCATCCAGGCCGCTGACATTCATGGCAACATTACCAGAAAGGCTCTGGAAATAGCGAGAGGCGAATCAGGCTGGGCTGCTGCCTCTTCAGGCTCACTCGGTCCTGTATCACCCTCAGGCAAGCCTGTTTTCTGGGGGCTTGCCATTGGGGTTTCCAAATACACCAGTTCGTCCATCAGTCTTAGATACGCTGACCAGGACGCCCTCAAGCTGGAACGATTTTTCAAGGCCCATGAAGGCAAATCCTTTTCTGAAGTTCATTTTAAGACTCTTGTAAACGAGGATGTGACACGAAACGCAATAATTGAAGCCATTACAACTCATCTTGGTAAGGCAGCTCCCAATGATATTATTTTTATATTCATGGCCGGTCATGGTATTAAGCATCGCCAGTCAGGCTCATACTATTTCATGCCCTCTGACTCTGATTTCAACAATCTTTTATCTACTGGACTGAGAATGTCTGACTTTGAAGAATCCATCAGAATTCTCTCTCATAATGTTGATAAAATAATAGTCGCTATGGATACCTGTCATGCTGGAGCCCTGCAGGTGGGCATGCGCAATCTCGGAACAGGTGAAGATTTAGCTGGTGCCATAAGTGCAGCCAGTGGTACCTATATCCTGTCCGCTTCCAAGGCAGGAGAAGTATCACTGGAATCAGACAAGTTTCGCCTTGATCCAGACTTTACCGGGCATGGAGCATTTACCTATGCCCTTGTCAATGCCATGCGCGGCGAGGCAGATTATGACAGGGACGGATACGTTTCCTTAAACGAAGTTTTTCAGTTTGTTTCCAGGCAAGTTCCAAGATTGACCAACGGCCAGCAGCACCCCTACTTCAGGATGCAGGGAACTGACCTGCCTCTGGTCAGACTTCAATAA
- a CDS encoding serine/threonine-protein kinase: MSDSQTLIHNALGDKYEIKELIQAGGMGKIFLGIHKALGKKVAIKIIHQELVKNEHFKARFYREAKLAASLDHPGIIDIYDFGTNDEFDYIIMPFIEGENFQARIKREGAFETKTALELMLEITEALGHAHQRKVIHRDIKPSNIMFDSRGKVVITDFGISKDLGDNDLTAPNTVLGSPRFMSPEQIKGDPVDARSDLYSLGLVFYEMVTGKHPFHGKDTSAIYYAQAHEIPARPEATTPDIPRQLGNIIMRLLDKVPENRYQSCEALLHDLQDFQTGKLQSPDQDQHPLQDLDDEKTILDDQTVIDSTILEEDRTILDSTGISQSREENQSDKKDQKLSPANLVDVLMNKKLLFLSTILVVSLVIVAILIPLGKQEEELATAEITQKTVPDAQVDHELSEQEPPLEIASLPEHSPQFDPDPVSPDPAPVQEKSLFDIILNIGNEQSSESFSVWTDKSSYRIGEPISFFFESTEPGYLTILTLTTKGEVIQVFPNYFSSSQFIQPGRRYSVPNEQMGFDLQVTGPAGTDKLVALISSRPFDLMGSSFSQTTPFLVVGPEDSKKSTQLISRLETLQNLNIEHTTTTYLIQQ, translated from the coding sequence ATGAGCGACAGTCAGACATTGATTCATAACGCCTTGGGCGATAAGTACGAAATTAAAGAATTGATCCAGGCCGGTGGCATGGGAAAGATTTTTTTGGGCATTCATAAAGCTCTGGGCAAAAAAGTTGCCATAAAAATTATTCACCAGGAACTGGTAAAAAACGAACATTTTAAGGCCAGGTTCTACAGAGAGGCCAAATTGGCTGCCAGCCTTGATCATCCAGGAATAATCGACATTTATGACTTTGGAACCAACGATGAATTTGACTATATAATAATGCCTTTCATTGAGGGAGAAAACTTCCAGGCCCGCATCAAAAGAGAGGGTGCGTTTGAAACTAAGACAGCATTGGAATTAATGTTAGAAATAACTGAAGCCTTGGGTCATGCCCATCAGCGAAAGGTGATACATCGAGATATTAAACCCTCAAATATAATGTTTGACAGTCGGGGAAAGGTAGTAATCACTGACTTTGGTATTTCCAAAGACCTTGGTGACAATGATTTGACTGCTCCAAATACAGTTCTCGGTTCACCAAGATTTATGAGTCCTGAACAAATCAAGGGCGATCCAGTTGATGCAAGAAGTGATTTGTATAGCCTGGGCCTTGTTTTTTATGAAATGGTTACAGGCAAGCATCCTTTTCACGGCAAAGACACAAGTGCCATATATTATGCCCAGGCCCACGAAATACCAGCAAGGCCCGAAGCAACAACCCCGGATATTCCAAGGCAGCTTGGCAATATCATAATGCGGTTACTGGATAAAGTTCCTGAAAATAGATATCAGAGTTGTGAGGCTCTTCTTCATGATCTTCAGGACTTTCAGACAGGCAAGCTGCAGTCACCTGATCAGGATCAACATCCACTTCAAGACCTTGATGATGAGAAAACCATACTTGATGACCAGACAGTAATCGATTCTACAATACTTGAGGAAGATAGAACAATATTAGACTCGACAGGTATTTCTCAAAGCAGAGAGGAAAATCAGTCAGACAAAAAAGATCAAAAGCTTTCTCCAGCTAACTTAGTTGATGTCTTGATGAATAAAAAACTTTTATTCCTCAGTACGATACTTGTTGTTAGTCTGGTCATCGTGGCAATCCTTATTCCTTTAGGAAAACAGGAGGAAGAGCTTGCAACAGCGGAGATAACTCAAAAAACTGTTCCGGATGCACAGGTAGATCATGAGCTTTCTGAACAAGAACCTCCATTGGAGATTGCATCTTTGCCTGAACATTCACCTCAGTTTGATCCAGATCCAGTCAGCCCAGATCCAGCACCTGTACAGGAAAAATCACTTTTCGACATCATACTGAATATAGGAAATGAACAATCATCTGAAAGTTTTTCTGTCTGGACAGACAAAAGTTCATATCGAATTGGAGAGCCCATAAGTTTTTTCTTTGAAAGCACTGAACCTGGTTATTTAACAATTCTGACTCTTACCACCAAGGGGGAAGTTATACAGGTTTTTCCCAACTATTTTTCATCCAGTCAGTTCATACAGCCTGGGAGAAGGTACTCTGTTCCCAACGAACAAATGGGCTTTGATTTGCAGGTGACAGGCCCTGCAGGCACAGACAAGCTGGTAGCCCTCATTTCATCCAGACCTTTTGACCTGATGGGCTCATCATTCAGCCAGACAACCCCTTTTCTCGTGGTAGGACCAGAAGATTCCAAGAAGTCTACGCAACTGATTTCAAGGCTTGAAACCCTGCAGAATCTAAATATTGAACATACAACTACTACATACTTGATCCAGCAATGA